The sequence CCTTGGCGGCATGCAGGGTCAGGAGGGAGACCCGGTCGGCGCGCGGGTCCCAGAAATCCGCCTCGGCCGCCAGGGCCACCGCGGCCAGGAATCCGGCGCGGTCGTCGATGCCTGAAGCCTCGGCCTGGCGGGAGGCGATCAGCGACAGGCGCTGCAGCGCCGCCGTGGTCGCCGCCGGGTCGGCGCCGTCGCGGCGCAGCGCTTCGGCCGCCCGCTGCAGCTGCCGCGGCAGCGGCCCCTCCCCCGCCTCCGGCTCCAGCGCCGCCAGCAGGGCGCGCACCGCCGGGTCTTCCGACAGCGGCGCCAGCGAGCTCTTCTTGAACGGCATGCCGCCGCGGGCCAGAGCCTCCGCAACCGCCTCGGCCTGGGCGTCGGTCCGGTACAGCACGGCGATGTCGCCGAAGCCGAGCTGGTCGCGCGCCATGCCATCGGAACGGCCGCTGTCGATCGAGAAGAAGCTGTGGCCGCCCAGGAGGGCCTCGATCTCCGCCACCACGAACTCGGCCTCGGCCTTGTCGCTGGCGGCGGCGTGGACCGAGATGCGGTCCTGCATCGCCCGCACGATCTCTGCCGCCGGCTCCGCACGGCCCCCATTGGCGTTTCGGCCGGCGCAGATGAAGCGCGAGGCGGCGGTGACGATGGTGCCGGTGGAGCGGTAGTTGCGCCGCAGCCGGATCATGGCGGCGCCGGGATGGTCCTGGTGGAACCGGTCGAAGCAGGAGGCGTCGGCGCCGCGGAAGCCGTAGATCGCCTGGTCCGGGTCGCCGATGACGCAGAGGTTGCCGCCGGACGGCACCAGCAGCGATAGGAGGCGCACCTGGCTGTCGTCGACGTCCTGGAACTCGTCGACCGAGACATGGCGGAACCGGTCGCGCATGCGGGCGACCAGGCCGGGATCGCCCTCCAGCGCCGCGATGCTGCGGCCGACCAGGTCGTCGAAATCGATCCAGTTGCGCAGCGCCAGCGCCTCGTCGTAGCGGGCCAGCGCCTCGGCGAGGTCGAGATCGGCCGGCGTCCCGGTGCGCTTGGCGCGGGAGATGGCGCGCAAGAGCCGCTCCGCCTTGGTGCGGGACACCTCCAGCACCTCCTGCAGCAGGGTCGCGCGCTCCGCCTCCCCCGCCACCCGGAAATCGCGATGCAGCCCGGCCGCCTCGCCATGCTCGCGCAGCAAAGCGAGGCCGAGCGAGTGGAAGGTGTGGATCGGCATCCGCGCCGCCGCGCCGGGCAGCAGCGCCTCCAGCCGTTCGCGCATCTCCGCCGCCGCCCGTCGGGTGAAGGTGATGGCGAGGCAGGATTCGGGCGCAGCGCCGCTGGCGACCAGATGGGCGATGCGATGGGTCAGCGTCCGGGTCTTGCCCGATCCCGGCCCGGCGACGATCAGCAGCGGCCCCTCGACCCGCTCAGCCGCCGCCCGCTGGTCGGGGTCGAGGCGGTCGAGGAGGTTACTGGAGCTGGCCGTTTGTGTGCCTCTCCCGCTTGCGGGAGAGGTCGGAGCCGCGCCAGCGGCTCCGGGTGAGGGGGTTTCGTCGAGGCCGGGGCCCGCCCTCACCCGGTCGTCCTGCGGACGCCCGACCTCTCCCGCCAGGCGGGAGAGGTTGCGCGTTGGTTCGTCGAGGTTGGAAACCGATGGCGCCACCTCGACCTTCGCCTCCGTCCGCCTCTGCGGCAGGTCGAACAGCAGCCCGCCGGCGGTGCGGCTCTTCAGCTCCTGCGGCTCGAACAGGCGGATCACGCCGTATTCGCCGTCATAGCCGGCGTCGCGGATCACCTGCCCCTTCCGCAGCCGGGTCACCGCCTCGGCCAGCAGCTCGGATTCGGCACGGGCGATGTCCTCGACCGGGATCTCCCCGAGGATCGCCAGCTCCGACCCCAGCGTGCCGACCAAGCGGTCGTAGCTGCGCTCCACCGCCTTGCTGGACGGACCGGTCGCCAGCAGCTCCGACAGGATCTCCGGCAGCGGCACCAGGCTGGCGATCTCGCCCGCCGTCGGCGGCGGCACCGCCTCTTCCTCGCTGCGGTCGGCCAGCGTCTCGATCCGGTGCAGCACGCCGACCGTGACCGGCTGGCTGCAGACCGGGCAACGGCCGTCCAGCGCCAGCGTCTCCTGCGGGCTCAGCCGGACATCGCATTTGCGGTGGCCGTCGGCGTGGTACTTGCCCTCCTCCGGGAAGAACTCGACGGTGCCGACGTAGCCCTCGCCGGTCTCCAGCGCCCGGCGGATGGCGTGGTAGTCCGGGTCGCAGTCGAAGGCCGTGGCCTCGCGCCCCAGCTTGCCGGGCGAATGCGCGTCGGAGTTCGAGGTCAGGCGGTAGCGGTCGAGGAAGGAGATCCGCCAGTTCATCGCCGGGTCGGAGGACAGGCCGGTCTCGACTGCGAAGATATGGTCCGACAGGTCGCCGTAGCATTCGGCGATGGAATCGAAGCCCGACTGCGACCCCAGCGCGGCGAACCAGGGGGTCCAGATATGGGCCGGCACCAAGTATGCGTCGGGGCCTGAGGCCAGCGTGATCTCCAGCAGGTCGCGGGAATCGAGGCCGAGGATCGGCCGGCCGTCGGAGGCGATGTTGCCGATCCGCGCCAGGCTGGCCTGCAGCCGGTCGATCGTGTCGAAATCCGGCCCGTAGATCAGGTGGTGGATCTTCCGGGTGCGGTCGCCCTTCTTGTAGATGGTCGAGATCTCGGTCGACAGCATGAAGCGCACGGGCGTCCGGCACGGCGCCGGCAGCGTCGCCATCACCGCGGCCTCGAGGTCCGGGCGCAGCCGGAACAGGCCCGGCGTGTCCGGCACCAGCTTGTCCTTCAACTCGGCCAGCCAGGCCGGGTGCACGCAGTCGCCGGTGCCGACCACGCCGACGCCCTTCCGCGCCGCCCAATGCGCCAGATGCTCCAGGTCGAGATCCCGGCTTGTCGCCCGCGAATGCTTGGAATGGACGTGCAGATCGGCGT comes from Inquilinus sp. Marseille-Q2685 and encodes:
- a CDS encoding UvrD-helicase domain-containing protein, encoding MRFHADLHVHSKHSRATSRDLDLEHLAHWAARKGVGVVGTGDCVHPAWLAELKDKLVPDTPGLFRLRPDLEAAVMATLPAPCRTPVRFMLSTEISTIYKKGDRTRKIHHLIYGPDFDTIDRLQASLARIGNIASDGRPILGLDSRDLLEITLASGPDAYLVPAHIWTPWFAALGSQSGFDSIAECYGDLSDHIFAVETGLSSDPAMNWRISFLDRYRLTSNSDAHSPGKLGREATAFDCDPDYHAIRRALETGEGYVGTVEFFPEEGKYHADGHRKCDVRLSPQETLALDGRCPVCSQPVTVGVLHRIETLADRSEEEAVPPPTAGEIASLVPLPEILSELLATGPSSKAVERSYDRLVGTLGSELAILGEIPVEDIARAESELLAEAVTRLRKGQVIRDAGYDGEYGVIRLFEPQELKSRTAGGLLFDLPQRRTEAKVEVAPSVSNLDEPTRNLSRLAGEVGRPQDDRVRAGPGLDETPSPGAAGAAPTSPASGRGTQTASSSNLLDRLDPDQRAAAERVEGPLLIVAGPGSGKTRTLTHRIAHLVASGAAPESCLAITFTRRAAAEMRERLEALLPGAAARMPIHTFHSLGLALLREHGEAAGLHRDFRVAGEAERATLLQEVLEVSRTKAERLLRAISRAKRTGTPADLDLAEALARYDEALALRNWIDFDDLVGRSIAALEGDPGLVARMRDRFRHVSVDEFQDVDDSQVRLLSLLVPSGGNLCVIGDPDQAIYGFRGADASCFDRFHQDHPGAAMIRLRRNYRSTGTIVTAASRFICAGRNANGGRAEPAAEIVRAMQDRISVHAAASDKAEAEFVVAEIEALLGGHSFFSIDSGRSDGMARDQLGFGDIAVLYRTDAQAEAVAEALARGGMPFKKSSLAPLSEDPAVRALLAALEPEAGEGPLPRQLQRAAEALRRDGADPAATTAALQRLSLIASRQAEASGIDDRAGFLAAVALAAEADFWDPRADRVSLLTLHAAKGLEFPVVFILGLEDGVLPLRFGEADPAATAEERRLFYVGMTRAMDRLFLCRARERRWRGGTVRLEASPFLGEIEAELLAHRRPDPAPRRPAERQLSLF